In the Balaenoptera ricei isolate mBalRic1 chromosome 1, mBalRic1.hap2, whole genome shotgun sequence genome, GTGTGATTTCACCTGAACCTCTGATGAGCCCACTTCCAGCGCTGGGCACGTGGCTCCCTGCTCTAACTCAGCCCCTGCCCGGGGAGGGGCCGCCGGACAGGGCCAGGTCCACACCCAGCACTGGGTCATCACTCCTGGGACCTCCCCTCTCCCGGGGCCTCTACCAGCCTCCGAGGCCCAGATTTCTCCCTGGGTCTGGAAGGTCACTCTGGTGCACCAGTGGGACGTGTGGGTTCCCCACAGGGATGTGTTCTCTCCCCAGAGAATCAGTGAAACCGTGACATGTCCCTTTTTGGGGATCAGTGATAGCGCCTTAGGGGAGAGGGTTACGGAAGGGCAAGCTGGTTTAAGTCTCTGCCGTCTGCAGGTGACGTGggtcacttctctgggcctcggtgTCCTCATGGACACAACAGAGGCTGAACTTGATCAGCGTCCTTCAAAACGTGCTCCCTGGGGCACGCCAGGACCCTCTGTgccggagggtgggagggaggggccgtGCACGCTCAGCCGGGCCAGTCCTGACTTTGTTTTACACAATGTGTTTCCAAAACAGATTTGTTTGAAGCCTGTATTTTTAGCAGTGTGAGAGACACTGCACTAGCCAGCTCTGGGACTGCCTCTACAGTGTACTCCTCGGGGAGCTCCACCATCAGGGCGAAGGTGTCGGGGTTTCTGCCCCTCACAGGCACGAGGACCCCCAGCACGAGATGGCAGAGCGCCTGCCACACGGGAACGTGGCCTGTGCGGCTCAGACACCCTGGCTTCAGCCCCCTCAACCAGGGGGAGGCCCAGGTGTCCTCCTCGCAGTGGAGGGACCATGCGGAAGGGGCCGGAGGACACACCTGGTCTCCTCTGGCCGCGGCCTGAGGTCTAGGATCACAGCGTcaggccccacccctcccctaagGGGCTCCAGGCGGCCTGTGATGCCTCCCCTCCCTGACAGGCCAGGGTCGCTGGGTCCCAGAACCCCGGGGACTTGCGTCCCAGCCTCAGGTTCCACCCACCAGCCTTGGTGGAACTGTTCCTCAGGCAGCCCCCTAATGCTGACTGCCCAGGGGAAGGAGATAAACCACAGCCTGAGAGGTCCAGGTAGGACTCCGTCCTCCATGGCATCCACGCTTGGCTTGGGGCCTTACTGTGGCCCCAGCGCAGAGACAGTGCTGGTACAATGTGGTGGTGCCTGAGGGATGTAGCCTCATTGCCTGGTGTCGGGCTGAGACAGTCTAGCCGTTTATTCCTGACGCTATTTGAACTGTAACCACGAGATACAAAGAGGTCACAGGGGCTTCCCCAGGACTCCAGGTCCTGGGGCTGTGTAACTCCATCAGGACGGGCAAAGACAGAAGGAAACTTGGGCTTCCCTCTTGGGCTGTGGCGTAAGTCGGATGACGGTCACCTTCGTGGCCTCTAGGAAGGCATAACAATATACATCACTAATACTACCAGCTGACATTTATATGGCCTCAGCATGTGCTGGGAATTGTTCTAAGTGCTATACTTACTTGTACATGCGTTGCACAAGTGTGCGctcgcacacgtgcacacacacacacacacacactcttatttAATACTCAAAATACTGCCaccgctttacagatgaggaaactgaatacACTGGGGATTAAGCAACTTGCTTCACAATGAACAAGGAGCAAAGCTAGATTGGAAGGCAGGCAGGGTCGATCCAGAGTCTGCATCTAACCAGACTGGTTCTCAGAAAATCACACACTCAGAGCTGCACAGGTTCAAAATCCCCAAATGCTGCTCTGGACCAACTGCATCACGATCActtatttaagaaaaagtttctgctgtgccccaccccccatattcactgaatcaaaatcttgggggtggggtggtatcTAACGTACAGCGTGGTGACTATCATTAACGACACTGTATTATATACACttgaagttgctaagagagtagatcttaaatgttccaCCGCACCCACACCTGCACGGTTACCCTGTGAGGCGATGGAGGTGTTGTCTAACCTTGTTCCACAAtagatacatgtatcaaatcacgTAACCTTATACAACGTCACATGTCTGattcatctcaataaagctgggaaaaacaacaacaaaaaagaacccAAAAAGCATGGCGGAGGGGGTGCTGGGACTCTGTATCTTCTCAAAGCCCACCTGGTGATCCTGATACCTGACCAAGTAGAGGCCACGCTGACCTGGGCTCCCCCGTGTGGCGTAACCGCTCCACGGGGACCTGATGCAGGCGTCACCGCACCTGCGCTCAGGGCCCTCCGGGACGAGAAGCCCCTGCTCCTGAAACGGCCTGCACGAGAAACGCCTCAACTCACACCTCAATCTGGCTCCCTGGAGCTCTCCCCGCTGGCCCCAGCCCTACACCCAAgccacacggtgcgcctcagagCACGCCagcccctctcctgccctctcaGCTGCGCGTGCCCCCAAGTCCTCTCCTTAAACCGTTCTTTCCAGGAGAGCATGTTGAAACTTGCCTTCAACAAGCTGATGTCCTTTCTCTGAATGATTTTTtgattatttctctcttttttgaagTGAGGCATCCAGAAATGAATTCAAGACTCCAGGAGTATAATGTAAATTCTCTTTGGGCCTCAATCTCTgcaactataaaatgggaacacaaCCCATCCCACTGCCTTCCAAGGTGGTTAGACACTGGCATCAAATGACGCGTGTAACAGAGCTTCGCCAAGAGCACGCAAGTAGGCGAAAGATCCCACGGTATGTGGCTCTAATACTTACCTCTCCCAGCTTCTCTGTTACCATTTTGCAGGTATGAACAAACACCCAAATCAAAgcaaatcaaaataacaaaatccACTCCTCTGACCAGGAACCCCTCAGCTGGAATTAAAGACATGTGGACCCTATTTCTAATCGGTTGTGTGACCAGGGACAAAATATTCCTTTGTAAGGTTCTCCATAGAAATGGGAGAGCAAGCTTATCTTCCAGGGGTCCATGAACCCCAGTCAACACCCACAACCTCAAGGGCCAGCCTGGGCAATGCCTTACCAGTCCTTCTGTGACACATTCTGGTTGTAAATGTGTCCACTGATGTTTCTATATGGTGGACAGATGCATTTGCACCGGATATCTTCAGAACTCTGCAAGAGAAAGCACAAATCAGGTGGGCAGGGcccctgggttcaaattctagcaAGACTCTCAACTTTCAGTTCCCTGTtccataaggtgaccatatgaatGCTCTCGACCTTCCCCCAGGCCCAAGTTCAGCAGGAACGACTTCTGCAGGAAGGATGCTACATCACACGGTCCTCAAGAAACTGTCTGGGGGCGCGAATGATACCCACGGAAGGCTGCCCAGGGCTGCCACTCCCAGGtagggggcttgggggaggggcaagcAAGGTGGCAAGGCCCAGAGCAAGGTGCTCTGGGCCTCACACCTGTGTGTGTACCCGGGTCCAGCAGTCTTGGCGGCTGGCCTCTTCCCCCAAGCCCACCTCCAACTTCCTAGGTTAGGATCAGGGAAGGAAAAGGCTAGGGTGAACCAGAAAAAGTGGACGTTTCCATGGAAACACTCAAGCAACCCCTCTGCAAGTTCTCCCTCCCTGGAATGGGTCAGAGACAACAACACAAAATTTTCATTCGAATTAGCATTCCTAGGAGGAAGTGGAAACAAACCCTGAGACTCAGTCTGATTCAAAGCCTCAGTGATCTTCATAATCTCAAATTCCCAAACCCAGCTCCAGGCCATTACCCCTAAGGAATGGAAGTCACCTCGAGTGCCAGCTCGAGTCCCAGCTCGGGGGTGGGTCCCCTCCATCCAGCAACCCGCATCTGTGCAGACTTCACACTCCTCACATTACGCCCACTCCTTAGGCTACTGGAAGCTCCGACTAGGGCAGAAGGCACCCAGGAGCAAAGGAAGAAGGTACTGAGAACTTAAGACAACTTCCCCAAACACAGAACCCTGACTGGAATTCCACCTCTGGCGTGCCAGATCCAGACGCGTGCCCCGCAGACCCCCCCCCTCTCCTGGAGGCCTGCAGCCTAGGGCCGAGAGAACATGCCCCGGCACGACGGCCCGAAGGGGAGTGAGGGGCCGGGCTGGAGCAGTAGCCTCCCCCGCTGGGATGCCGAGGCGCAGGCAGGGTGGTCGTGCACGGGAGCTGCACCTTGTTGGCTTGGGCTGGGGGCACCAGCAGACTTCCGACCACGGCCACCAAACACAGGAGCTTCATGCTTCTCAGACTTTCGGGGCCGGCAAGACCGCCCACCTGGAAGAGAAATACTGAGGCGGAGAAGGGGCGGGCGGCCACGCAGCACCCTCGGCCCCGGAGCGAACCGCCCTGCTCGGGCACGGGAGGTAGGTGGGAGCTGGGCCCGGGGTTCTGGGCCTTCCAAGCCCGGTCCGCGAAGGcgcttccctctcccccaggccTCGACTTCCACAGCCAAACTGGCGCGCCGGGCCGCGGGGCCTCCTGGGCGGGGCCACGGGCCTCGGGGCCGCCGGACAAGGCCGGCCAGCGACCCCCATCTCGCGTTCCAACGCCCTCCCTCATCACCGCCCGCAGCTCCTCCCGCTCGGGCCGAGAAGAAATTGGGGCGCGGAGTCTGGGAGCCCCAACCCCACGGCCGCCGCGACACCCGGACCCCAGGGCCCTCGCGACCCCCGCGACCCCCGCACCCTCCCCCAACGCACGTCTGCTAACCTGCGAACCCCGCCTCGGCAACAAGGGACGcggccggccccgcccctccaGCTTCTATTGGCTGCGGGGGATGTCGCCGAGGCAACAAGGCCCGCCTCCGCCTGGGCGCCGGGGCTCCGCGCAAGGGAGAGGGAGACATTTCTCAACCCGACCAAACAGGAAAAGGGAGCGTCTGCAAGCGAACGAGAAGCTGGGAAGGTGTGGCCTCCTTGCAGCCGCAGAATTCCACCTCCGAGCTCGCTCCTCCCCGTGTTCAAAACCCAGGGTTTCGGAGGGGGCCTAAGCTGTTCAGTCTTGCCGTTTTATAGAGAAAGCACTTGATAAACAATAAGCTGGTAACAACAATAACGATAAAAGCAGATTCAAGGGCTCTGTCCTCATCCACAATTTGGAGATGTTATCTGAGTCGCATCTTTGCTGCAGAGGGCggccccacctctcctccccctccccgccaggAGGAGGAACCCTGGCGGCGAGGGGCGGGCTGGGCCCCTGAAGGGTGCGCCCCGCAGCTCCCAGCCTGGTCCCCTGGTGCTGGTTCTGGACCCGGCAGATGGGGGCAGGAtgtgcggggggcgggggaggtccGGGCCGCTGAGGGGCAGGGGTGAACTCGGTCCCGCtgcaaaggaaagagagaggagtcGTCCGAGTCTAGGGCACCGACCCTGGTGAAGACACCTGGGCTTTGGTCCGGCTCTGCAGTGGTGTTACCTGGAAGACACCTCCCCTCTCCCGCCTCTGCTTCCTTGCCTGAAATGAGTTGGTTGTATGCAAAGACCCTTCAGTCGATATTTTGGGATTccggggccggggggggggggggcttgatGTGGCCCGCACTGGGGGCCGGCCTGAAGCCCGCCCCCCCATGCAGGTACTGTGGATTGTGGTGGGCGCTTCCTGTGGGGATCTCTGGGTTTGTGTTGGTCCCTCCTACTGATATGTGTCCCTCCCTGTATCCCCTCCACCTGCAGGGTCCCTGTTTGCTGAATTGGGTAGATTTAAAATCTGCCAGCCAGAGGACCGGCAGGAGGCACCACAGTGGCACACAGAGCTCGTGGGCTTTGACCCTAGGCCAACCAGGGCACCAATCCTGTTTCCTCTCGTACTAGTCGTGAGAACTGGGGTGGTTGGCTTATCCTTTAGAGAGCCTCGGTTtccacatccataaaatggggataatatgaCCTACTTTCAGGATATAACTAGTCTATATGTGCAAAGCACCTGGAACAGTGGGGGCTCTGTCAATGGAGACCATAGctcattctggaggtcagagtgGCTGCTTTGGGGAGCAGGCTGGGACAGAGAGAGGATGCCTGTCACGTGGGGGCAGAAGGGACAGTTCAGGCACTGGAAaaacaccctccctcccccccatacACCTCCTATGTGGTGGTGGAGACCTTCTTGGGGACAAAAGCAGAGGGCCGAGTCTCGGTCACCTCCAGCGCATGGTCCTCTGACACCCGACACTAAAGGTACCCAGTGCTGGTCTCACCATCTTCACCACAAAATGGAAGCGAGGCCTCCCAGCTTCCTCTGTGCACCAGCATCCTGCActtctcaggaatgcaaggatgtgTGTATCAAATGATCTTTGACTCTGTTCTCTCCTGTCTGCACCTCGAGTCTATGCCAGCGACCCTAAGGGACAGCCATCATTGCCCCGCTGGCATACTGCACTCTGTCCTCCTGCTTCCATCCTGTCTTCCATCCAATCCTGTTTTCAGCACCTCGCTCACGGCTCTGTAATCCCTGCGAGCACCCTATCGCATCAACTCGAGACCCCTCCACCTGGTGTCCGAGCCCTGGCCCTCCCATCTCAGCTCTGGTTACCCCCCGCCAGCTGTCTCCCACATTTGGCTTTGCTCATACCAGTCCTCTTGGCAGGATGACATCGCCCCCTCAGCCTGCATCTCTCTCAGACCTCTGCCCCAAGCGCTTCTCTTCCAGAAACTTTTCCCAGGTAGCCCTACCTGACCCAGTGCGCCTCGTTCCCGCACGTCCACCGTGGGCCCTGCGTTTAAGAGCCAGGCCATTGAGAGGAGTCTGAACCTCTTTATTCAATCCAATTCCACAAGCGTGTGCCGAATACTGTCCAGATGCCatgggtttattattgttattttaaaacaagtaaatgaatgtgaaatttctgttaaaattttaatgCTGTAAATATCGATAGACATGACGACATAAACAAAGCTCTTtgggggtcctcaataatttttaagagtgtaaaggggtTGTGAAAATGGGGAAAACACTCTTGTTTCTCTTACTGTACTCAGAAGTGTGCAGcagcacttctgacaccagatgtgagGGTTTCCACAAACCAAGCAATTCTTCGATGCCCGCTGGCTGTCTGACACTTACTGCAATTAGCACAGACTCATGGGTTCAGGACTCATTCCCATAAGGCTGACCCCTCTCCCCCCACTTCAGGTCCAGTGACAAGTCCTgcttgtcacctgtgcttctgactgatggGTGTAGATCAGGGTCCCTGCACCCTGTCCTTGGGCTCAGTGATTTCCTAGTATTGCTCACAGAGCTCAGGGAACTCCTTTCCTTACTAAGTCCCCTTTTAACTCTGAGAGCCTGTGAGTctgactgtgtgatcttggacttcttgGAACCTCAGCTCTACGTCTATAAAACtgaggttggggcttccctggtggcgcagtggttgagaatctgcctgctaatgcaggggacacgggttcgagccctggtctgggaagatcccacatgccgcggagcgactgggcccgtgagccacagctgctgagcctgagcgtctggagcctctgctccgcaacaagagaggccgcgatagtgacaggcccgcgcgccgcgatgaagagtggcccccactcgccgcaactggagaaagccctcacacaggaacgaagacccaacacagccaaaaataaacataataaataataataaataaaaaaaattaaaaaaaaaaaaactgaggttgGATTAAGGATTCTTCAACACCAGACAAATTCACTGAGCTGCTTCCCAAGGGAGCCCAGATGATGAGTGACACGTGTCCCCAGTCACTGGCTGTGACTCAGGCAGTCAGGGTGTTTGGTTGT is a window encoding:
- the TMEM9 gene encoding proton-transporting V-type ATPase complex assembly regulator TMEM9 isoform X1; translated protein: MREGVGTRDGGRWPALSGGPEARGPAQEAPRPGAPVWLWKSRPGGEGSAFADRAWKAQNPGPSSHLPPVPEQGGSLRGRGCCVAARPFSASVFLFQVGGLAGPESLRSMKLLCLVAVVGSLLVPPAQANKSSEDIRCKCICPPYRNISGHIYNQNVSQKDCNCLHVVEPMPVPGHDVEAYCLLCECKYEERSTTTIKVIIVIYLSVVGALLLYMAFLMLVDPLIRKPDAYTERLHNEEENEDARSVAAATFSGPRANTVLERVEGAQQRWKLQVQEQRKTVFDRHKMLS